TGGTGGTTGGGTAGTTGCCATATTTTTCGCTTCCATGACTGAGGGTTTGCTGAAACGTACAAATATTGATAATAAGCTAGCGAACTGGTTAACAGGTTCCCGCAGTAGTAGTCTACCGATTGAGAAATGGGCAGCCACTACGGTTTTTTGGATTATTATCCTGTTCACTTTAGTGGGTTTCTTCCAATTCCTCCGATTAGATGCGGTTGCTACTCCATTAAATAGTCTACTGGCGCAAGTTGCATCATTTTTACCTAAGCTCGGTGGTGCAGCGATCCTTGCAGGTATCGCTTGGATCTTAGCAACTGTCAGCAAAGCCATTGTCGGACGCTTTTTGCGAACGGCTCAAATTGATACGAAGGTTAATGAGAGTGTTGGGGATACCACCACAGAGGTAATGCCTCTCAGTGAGACTCTATCTTCAGCTTTGTATTGGTTTATTCTGTTACTTTTTCTGCCATTAGTTCTAGATACACTTGGCTTAGTTCAGGCACTTCAACCTTTACAAAATCTCGTCAATCAGATCTTGAGCGCTCTACCCAAAATCCTCAAAGCATTGATGATTGGTGGTATTGGCTGGTTGGTTGCTCAAGTTGTAAAGCGAATTGTCACAAATCTCTTAGCTACTAGTGGGGCTGATCGTTTTCTTCAGCGCTGGACTCCTAATCAAACGGAATATACCCTATCTCAAGTAGTTGGGAACTTCATTTATGTATTGATTCTGATTCCTACAGCCATATCTACTTTAGAAGCATTAGAGGTTGGTGCAATTTCTCGTCCAGCAACAGCAATGCTTGATCAAGTGTTGCGCTTCTTACCTCAGGTGTTTGTGGCTAGTGCGATTCTCACGATCGCCTATTTCTTTGGTCAGTTTGCGAGAGATATTGTTTCTGGAATTCTTACAGGATTAGGCTTTAATAATATTTTGCAATGGTTGGGATTTCCCGCGATCGCGGCAACTTCGCAAAGTAGCACAGCTCCAACTGAAGATACAGACAACAATGCTATAACTTCTCTTCCCACCCAAACACCCTCACAAATTGTTGGTATCATCGTATTTCTAGCAATTATGCTAGTAGCGATCGCTACAGCTACCGATGTTTTACAGATTAATGCGTTGACCCGTATTGTCTTCGGGGTATTGTTAGTGGCTGGTCAAGTTTTAAGCGGAGTAGTGATTTTCGCGATCGGCTTGTACCTTGCTAATCTTGCCTTTAACCTGATTACCAGTACTGGTGGAAGACAGGCTCGAATCCTCGGTCATGCGGCAAGAATTTCTATTGTTGCGCTAATTACGGCGATGGCTCTAAAGCAAATGGGTATCGCTAGTAATATCGTTGATCTAGCCTTTGGATTATTAACTGGGGCAATTGCCGTAGCAATCGCGGTAGCCTTTGGACTCGGCGGTAAAGATATTGCTTCTCAACAGTTGCGCGAATGGCTGGAGTCATTCAAGCGGAACGACTAATAAATTATACCAAAGCACAAAATGCAGTAGACATTTTGTACTTTGCAAACCCTTACTGGGTTTAGTTTTCAATCCCCAAGAGTGTTGTCACACTCTTGGGGATTATTATATCAAAACACAAAAAGACTTAGCCAATTAGTGGTTTGAAAATCCTTACTGGGTTTAGCTTTTAATTCACGAAAGTGTTGCCACACTTTCGTGAATTGGTTTTACATCAATGGCCGATCTAACGAGCCACAAGAAAAAGATTGAAAGCGCTGTAAAGCGGCGCTTTCAATCTTTTTCTTGTTTGAGTGGAGAGCAAAGCGCTGTAAGCAAAATTTATATTCCTATATAGCAATCCTAAATAGTTTGTGAGAGCGCGTCCCTTCGGGACGCGCTCTCACAAATCTACAAAACTTACAACTCATTTAGGAGCGCTATAGCAATCCTAAATAGTTTGTGAGAGTGCGCCACGAAGGGGCGCACTCTCACAACACTAAAAATCTTACAACTCATTTAGGAGCGCTATATATGTCGAAATATTTTATTAAGTTAACTTTGATTTCATTCTTGTATGTTCAGGTAAATAGAATTCTATTGTTAGATACACGGGGAATTTGACAGACTGTTTTAAAAATCTATTTTAAAAATTTTAGTTTTAAAAATTTTAGTAGATAAATAAGTGTATTTATTAAATTTATTAGAGGGGTAAAAAGAAGATTATGCTAACAATGAATCGTACTTTAGATGCAAAAATTACGAGTATTGATCATGCTTATCTAAATGATAATGATTTGGTCAATTTAGAGCGTTTTGCTAATAGCTTTTCATTGCGTGTCAAGACTTATAATCTCTTGCGCGATCGCGCCGATGAAATCACGATCAAAGCACTCAAACTCTTGGCTCAGCAGTATCCTGAATTAGTTCAGAAACAGTTGCAACGTTGTAAATATGACATGTCGAACGTCATTCGTTATACATCGCTATCCGTATTACGTGATGACGAACTGTTTTTTCGTGAAACCTTGATGGATTGGTTAGCAAATATCATCCATTCCTATCAAATTGCTAAAGAATGTTCTACTGCTTATCGTCTATTGCAATCGGTCATTGAAGAGACATTGCCTGTTGAATGCTCAGCTTTGGTAAAGCCCTATTCAGAAATGGCTATAGCAGCATTGCTCAATGCTTAACTAGGCAGTTGCAAGCTATAGAGATCGCAGAGACCCTAGGTCATTCTTAGTTGCTAGCCAAGCAGTGCATCCACGGGGAGATAGCCTCTATTCACCTAAAAAATTTGGAGCTTTGTAGAGGCGCAGACCCTGTGTCAGTCACAGGCTTACGCTATTACTAAATGGTTTCTAAGAAATGGCGTAGCCATTTCTTAATTGGAAAGCCCTTACTAGGTTTGGGTTTTAATTCATAAAAGTGGGACAACACATTTATGAATTGGTATTAGACCAATGTTCAGAAGTTTGTTTTAGAGAGTCTATGGAGAAGATGTCATGGATACCCATACCCCCATCACAATTGATCGCAAGTCCACAGAAACAGATCGTCAAATCGCTCTTCGTCAAATCTATACTCAAGTGCTTGAACGACAGCCCTATGAATTTGAACGCAAAGAGATTGCCAAGCTTGAAAAAGATTTTCTCAAAGGCAAACTTGGTGTGCGACATTTCATTGGCGAACTAGTCATGTCATCTGTTTATCTTAAAAGTTTTTATCGAGACTGTTCTAACCTCAAGTTTGTAGAATGGAGCTTTAAGCATCTGCTTGGAAGAGCTATCCAAGGGCATGAGGAGATTGCCAAGTATATGGATTTACTGATGATGAAAGGTGTATCCGCATTTTTTTATGAGATTCTTGGCTCCGAAGAATATCGTAAAGCATTTGGCTGTTTTACTATTCCCTATGCCCGTGATGTCAAATTCTATGACTCACCTCGTAACTATCTCCAAACGGATCTCCTCCAGCATGAGCATGTGGGTCAACGTGGTAAGGTCATTCCTACCATTTATTGGCAGCAATTAGGTATGGATTGTGAGACAGGTACTTGTGTGATGCCTGATTCTGAGACTTCTCAACATTATGCATATCAAGATGTTGCAGAAAAAGCTAAGGTGAAAGAGCCAGTTTCTAAAGTGCTAAACGAAGAAATTGAAGATCTTCTCCAAATGTTGCAAAACAGTGATGCTAGA
This genomic stretch from Pseudanabaena galeata CCNP1313 harbors:
- a CDS encoding mechanosensitive ion channel; amino-acid sequence: MSISLLRCGMHDFPSFVLAQASTTTSFSLENLLKPDGIVFQLVFAIAILVGGWVVAIFFASMTEGLLKRTNIDNKLANWLTGSRSSSLPIEKWAATTVFWIIILFTLVGFFQFLRLDAVATPLNSLLAQVASFLPKLGGAAILAGIAWILATVSKAIVGRFLRTAQIDTKVNESVGDTTTEVMPLSETLSSALYWFILLLFLPLVLDTLGLVQALQPLQNLVNQILSALPKILKALMIGGIGWLVAQVVKRIVTNLLATSGADRFLQRWTPNQTEYTLSQVVGNFIYVLILIPTAISTLEALEVGAISRPATAMLDQVLRFLPQVFVASAILTIAYFFGQFARDIVSGILTGLGFNNILQWLGFPAIAATSQSSTAPTEDTDNNAITSLPTQTPSQIVGIIVFLAIMLVAIATATDVLQINALTRIVFGVLLVAGQVLSGVVIFAIGLYLANLAFNLITSTGGRQARILGHAARISIVALITAMALKQMGIASNIVDLAFGLLTGAIAVAIAVAFGLGGKDIASQQLREWLESFKRND
- a CDS encoding globin family protein, whose protein sequence is MLTMNRTLDAKITSIDHAYLNDNDLVNLERFANSFSLRVKTYNLLRDRADEITIKALKLLAQQYPELVQKQLQRCKYDMSNVIRYTSLSVLRDDELFFRETLMDWLANIIHSYQIAKECSTAYRLLQSVIEETLPVECSALVKPYSEMAIAALLNA
- a CDS encoding phycobilisome rod-core linker polypeptide, translated to MDTHTPITIDRKSTETDRQIALRQIYTQVLERQPYEFERKEIAKLEKDFLKGKLGVRHFIGELVMSSVYLKSFYRDCSNLKFVEWSFKHLLGRAIQGHEEIAKYMDLLMMKGVSAFFYEILGSEEYRKAFGCFTIPYARDVKFYDSPRNYLQTDLLQHEHVGQRGKVIPTIYWQQLGMDCETGTCVMPDSETSQHYAYQDVAEKAKVKEPVSKVLNEEIEDLLQMLQNSDARQVLQSMNENQRSLLRNLAK